The following are encoded together in the Chitinivibrio alkaliphilus ACht1 genome:
- a CDS encoding HmuY family protein, which produces MKQLFLWVAVSMVAFFAGCSDSTGSDDNGGDPAEYVIDTANVDYNGINRVVYYNFRTREKWEMPRSSWDIAVGDDLYVISNSGEYGSGVHVYATGDTTFSKDYSHMEGSDDFVPTYIDDNPLGHSWLDMTSMPPEFTREVFLIRSGDDAYYKIQFVNATMGGGVEMRIDSPDGDGGEVHTFGPANDREYTSIHLGDRRQVTAFPPHDEWHIRFGRTEWSMGDRIGGRSSIAINSSAGMEAVILPDTDIEEVTSVGSREFADDPLGIGHNWYTFDHDERVFSVDPATSLIRLPDNSVVKMQIHTFYGPGGEQFWCDFEYLFANEDGIFEQ; this is translated from the coding sequence ATGAAACAGCTTTTTTTGTGGGTTGCTGTGAGCATGGTTGCATTTTTTGCAGGGTGTTCAGACAGTACGGGAAGTGATGACAATGGTGGAGATCCTGCGGAGTATGTTATTGATACTGCCAATGTGGATTATAACGGTATAAACCGGGTCGTCTACTATAATTTTCGTACCCGGGAAAAGTGGGAGATGCCCCGCTCTTCATGGGATATTGCCGTGGGAGATGATCTCTACGTGATATCCAATTCCGGTGAATATGGCAGTGGTGTTCACGTTTATGCTACGGGGGATACCACATTCTCTAAGGATTATTCTCATATGGAAGGGAGTGATGACTTTGTTCCCACCTATATTGATGACAATCCCCTCGGGCATTCATGGCTTGATATGACATCCATGCCGCCGGAGTTTACAAGGGAAGTTTTTCTTATTCGTTCCGGTGATGATGCGTACTATAAAATCCAGTTTGTAAATGCCACCATGGGTGGTGGTGTTGAGATGCGTATTGATAGTCCTGACGGTGATGGCGGTGAGGTGCACACCTTTGGTCCTGCCAACGACCGTGAATACACCAGTATTCATTTAGGAGATCGCCGACAGGTTACGGCTTTTCCGCCCCATGATGAGTGGCATATCCGTTTCGGTCGAACGGAGTGGTCCATGGGAGATCGTATTGGGGGAAGAAGCTCCATTGCCATAAACAGCAGTGCCGGTATGGAGGCGGTGATACTTCCCGATACGGACATTGAAGAAGTGACCAGTGTTGGTTCCCGGGAATTTGCAGATGACCCTCTTGGTATCGGACATAACTGGTATACCTTTGACCATGATGAGCGTGTGTTCAGTGTGGATCCTGCCACGTCTCTGATTCGACTTCCGGATAATTCTGTGGTAAAAATGCAGATACACACCTTTTACGGGCCCGGGGGGGAACAGTTTTGGTGTGACTTTGAATATCTCTTTGCCAATGAAGACGGGATCTTTGAGCAGTAA
- a CDS encoding MotA/TolQ/ExbB proton channel family protein: MDQINQLLFFISDGMLIPVIVVLLFFFGRSLIMVGGFFGLAVQRFGARSVRDKHLGAVRGEAPRAACLALSEQDKTIFSRAVQALVSATGDPARMDRVLSEAELSYHSECEGAKVIMKVGPMLGLMGTIIPMGPALTGLATGDIGMMALNMQVAFGTTVVGLFCGIVGFVLSSIKRRWFARDIIDLTYVREVLDAEV; this comes from the coding sequence GTGGATCAGATTAATCAGCTTCTCTTTTTTATCTCAGATGGCATGCTTATTCCGGTTATCGTCGTTTTGCTGTTTTTCTTTGGGCGTTCATTAATTATGGTGGGTGGTTTTTTCGGCCTGGCGGTGCAACGTTTTGGTGCACGGTCGGTGCGGGATAAGCATCTTGGGGCCGTACGGGGGGAGGCACCACGGGCTGCGTGTCTGGCCTTGTCAGAACAGGATAAAACCATCTTTTCCCGTGCGGTGCAGGCCCTTGTATCCGCTACAGGAGACCCTGCGCGAATGGATCGGGTTCTTTCTGAGGCAGAGTTGAGTTATCACAGCGAATGCGAAGGTGCAAAGGTGATCATGAAGGTTGGCCCCATGCTGGGGCTTATGGGAACAATCATTCCCATGGGACCAGCCCTCACTGGTCTTGCCACGGGAGATATCGGTATGATGGCTCTGAATATGCAGGTTGCCTTCGGTACAACCGTGGTTGGTCTTTTTTGCGGCATTGTCGGTTTTGTCCTCAGTAGTATTAAACGGCGTTGGTTTGCTCGTGATATTATTGACCTTACTTATGTGCGGGAGGTGCTGGATGCAGAAGTGTAG
- a CDS encoding DUF2149 domain-containing protein, with translation MQKCRRGVSFLQEQGEEDPISSVANLFDVGMVFAVSLMVAMVSFMHMSDFLTGESSTIVKNPGQDNMEIIRREGERIERYRASENQSGSSEGTGRRVGSAYELENGEIIYIPE, from the coding sequence ATGCAGAAGTGTAGACGGGGTGTCTCCTTTTTGCAGGAACAGGGGGAGGAAGATCCCATAAGCAGTGTGGCCAATCTTTTTGATGTGGGAATGGTCTTTGCCGTATCCCTTATGGTAGCCATGGTGAGCTTTATGCATATGAGTGACTTTCTTACGGGAGAGTCCTCTACAATTGTGAAAAATCCGGGACAGGATAATATGGAAATCATCCGTCGGGAGGGTGAACGTATTGAACGTTACAGAGCCTCAGAAAATCAAAGCGGTTCATCCGAGGGGACAGGTCGCCGTGTGGGTTCTGCCTATGAACTTGAAAATGGTGAGATTATTTACATCCCGGAATAG